The stretch of DNA ACTCGATACCATTATCACAGAAGAGTGATAAAATTAGAGTTTTAAGTTGTGCAGACTTGTTCGCGGGGGTTATGGACAAAGTTCACAACAACCAATCTATCAGTTCACAATTTGTAATGTAATCCTCTCTCGACCTCCCCAAAGGGAAGGAGTGTTAGATAAGAATGATTATTAATTAATATATAAATAGAAAATGAAAACGACTTGAAATATAAATTATATTAAATTTTAAAATAAAATTTATTTTCAATAAAGTTTACATAATACAATTAAATTAAAATAAATAACAATTATGAAATCAATTACAATCAACGGATCTCAAAGAGAAAGCGTGGGCAAAAAAGCGACAAAAGCCTTACGTAATGCTGGTCAGGTTCCTTGCGTATTATACGGAGGAGATAAGCCAGTTCATTTCGCAGCAGCAGAATTAGCATTCTCTAAACTTGTATACACACCAAATGCGCATACAGTTGTGATTGCTTTAGATAGCGGAGAGACTTTAAATGCAGTACTTCAAGATATTCAATTTCACCCGGTTACAGACAGAATTTTACATGTAGATTTTTATCAATTATTTGAAGAGAAAGAAATTGCTTTAAATATTCCAGTTCGCCTTGTAGGAAACTCAAAAGGTGTTAAAAACGGTGGTGTCTTAAGGAGAAATAACAGAAAATTACGTATTAAAGCACTTCCAGCTAATTTACCAGATTTTATAGAGGTAGACATCACACCTTTAAAAATTGGAGATAAAGTTGCTGTTGGAGAATTGCTAAATGACAAGTATACATTTTTACATACAGACAACACTGTAGTATGTCAAATTAAGACTTCTAGAGTAGCTGTTGAAGACGAAGAAGATGAAGAAGAAGTAGCAGAAGGAGCTGAAGGAGCAGAAGCACCTGCAGCAGAAGGGGCAGAAGCACCTGCGGCACAAGAATAGATATATTCTTAACTTAAATATTAAAAGCATCCTGAATTATTCAGGATGCTTTTTTATTTTTACAGAAACATAAGAATTATGTGTCGGTTTTTATTCAAACTATTTAAGAAAAAAAAAGAAATAGAAGAACAAGATGTCATGAAGAAGTATTTAATAGTTGGTTTGGGGAATATTGGAGAGAAATATGCAAATACGCGCCATAATATTGGATTTAAAGTATTAGACCATTTCGCAAATAAAGAAGAACTAACTTTTGAAACTCAAAAATTAGGAGACCTTACTACATATAAACTAAAAGGAAGAACGTTTATTTTTTTAAAACCTAATACCTATATGAATTTAAGCGGAAAGGCCATATTATATTGGTTAACAAAAGAGAAAATTCCTTTAGAAAATTTATTAGTCATTACAGATGATTTAAATCTGCCTTTTGGAAGTATTCGATTGAAAGCAAAAGGTAGTGATGGTGGGCATAATGGATTGAAGGACACTCAAGAAAAATTAAGCACAACGAAATACAATCGTTTTAGATTTGGAATTAGCGATGTCTTTTCTAAAGGGAGACAGATTGATTATGTTTTAGGTGAGTGGAATGAAGAAGAGTCAGATAAACTTAAAGAACGCTTAGATAAATCAGTTGAGCTTATAAAATCCTTTGTTTTAGCAGGAATGAATATTACAATGAATACTTTTAATGGTAAATAAAAGAAATCGCCTAAAAAGTGTCAAAAAGCCCTCTTTTTATTCAACAATGATTTTTTTAGTAGATTTTCGAATAGCATCACTTACACTTAAAATATACATACCAGATTGTACATTATTTAAATCGACACTTTCGTTAAAGTCTCCAGTACCTTCAAATACGTTTTTATAAATAAATTGTCCTCTTACATCAAAAACCTCGACAGTAATCTCTCTAGATAAAGCTCCGTTTAGTTTAATATTGAATTTTCCGTTGTTGTGGTTTGGATAAACAATTAGGTTGTCAAAACCAGATGCTTCAATAGCTAAGGTTGGTATTATTGTAACGGTGTAATCTTCTACTTCTCCATCAAAACCATTTTCGGAAGGGATGGGCTCCTGATCTCCAGAATTCCCAATATATCTGGTAGCTATTCTCATAATAGTATTTCCTAAAATAGCATCAATAGGAACATTAATAGAAAGTGGTGAATTGTTAGTTGCCTCATTTGAAACATTGGTAGCGTCACCTAAATCATATACTTCACCAGGATCATTAAAACTTGAATTTTGATTCCAATCAATCCATACTTTTGTAGCGGTAGTAAAATCTCCTTCAGTATTAACATTTACAGTTAAATCGTATGCATTATCCCTATTTAATTCTGTGCTTACAGTTGATGAGTAATCAGAATAGTCAGAAGGTTTTTCAGAAGTTTGGTTAATAGTATTAAATTGAACCAAAGTTATTGAAGTGTCATATTCAAAATCTGATGGCAATATATTGATTGTGTAATCTTCAACCTCTCCATCAAAACCATTTTCGCAAGAAGTCGGTAATCCATCATCTTTAAATTTTGTTGAAACCCTCATAATAGTATTTCCGGGAATAGCATTCATAGGAACTGTAATTGAAAGCGGCGCATTACTAGCTGCTCCATTAGCAACATTAGTAGCGTCTCCCAAATTATATACTTCACCCGCGTCATTAAAACTACAGTTTTGATTCCAATCTATCCAAACTTGAGTATTAGTAGTAAAATTACCATCAGTATTAACATTTACAGTTAGATCATATGAATCATCTCTATTTAAATCTGTAGTTATAGAGGTATAATCTGAGTAACCAGAAGGTTTCGCAGAGGTATTATTAATAGTGTTGAATTGAACGCGTGTTGTACTTGTACCATACGTTGTGTTTGCAACGGAAGCACACAGTCCATTGAAAAGAGGAAATGCTACATTCTTATTTTTTGTCACAGATGTTGAAGTTCCGGTAATTATTAAAGGATAATTACCTTGAGTAACACCATCTAAACCACTAATAGTCATAGTGACACTTCCAGAAGCACTTAAACTTGTTGGTGAAAAACTAACCGTAGAGCTTCCGGGGTTTCCTGAAACACTAAAAACAGTATTTTCTGAAAAGCCATTCGTTGCAACATAGTCAAAATGAAATGTTGCTGTAGTTTCTGAACAAGCAATTGGATCTAAAGTCTCATTGATTATAAAAAAATCTGGACTTGTAGAAATAGAAAAATTAAAGTTAGAAACATCATAAAAAATATTATCTGCAGCTTCAATTAATAGTCGTGCTGTAGACGTATCTGGAATGGCCGGAACAGTATAACTAAAAGCCCCATCATTAGGGGTGTTTGATACTATAGTAGTAGGAAATGTTAGTCCGCCATCTGTTGATAGTTTTATATTCACATTTTGGCAATTTATAGTGCCGTTTGTTGTTTGTCCAACTTCCCATTCAATAGTTTGCATAGACCCTTGAGCCCAAGAAACAGGATTGGTAACAGTAAAAGGAGTCACATCTTCAACTGTAATTTGCATGGTGTCATAACTGCTTTGACCGCCTGAGAAAGAAGCTGGAGATCGGTCTCTAACAGTTAATGCCCAATTTAAAGACCTCGCAACCGTTGACACCGTTTCCCAATCACTACCTAATGTAGGATTGGTTTGTATGGTATTACCAGCAAGAACACTGCTGAGTTTAGGAATATATCTATCGGGAGAGTTTGAAGGAGGAAGCGATCTATTAGTTGGTCCGGAAGTTAACTCAGGACCAAAATTTAAGTAATTGGTTATACCACTATCTATTTGTTCCCAGCAATATGTTAGGTTATCCCCGCCATCTAAATCCGTAGCAGCTCCTCTTAAAACATAAGCGGTTCCTTTAGGTATGTTATAATTGTTCCCAGCATCTGCACTTGGTGGATTGTTTGAGATAACTTCAGTTGTTTGACAACTTTTGGTGCTCAGGTTATCTAATACTTGCTTAATACTATGGTAATGAAAATAGTCATCACTATTTAGTTCTACATTATTAGCACCTTCAATACCGGCATAAGCCATAACGGAGGTACCACTTCCAGGTTCAGAATTAACACCCGTTCCTTCACTATCAAAAGCCCAGGTATGATTGGCTCCCATTTGATGTCCAATTTCATGAGCGACAAAATTTATATCAAAAGTATCCCCTTCAGGCCCACCGCTTGATGGTGATGTATAAGCACTTCCTTTAGCATGAGATGATGATCCTGTAGGGTTTTCACAGATACAGCCAATACAGCCTGCATTTCCACCACCACCGGTAGCTCCAAATAAATGGCCTATGTCATAAGCGGCATTACCAATAACACTGGTTAAATTGTTTTGAAGTTGTAAACTCCATCCATTAGAGTTGTTAAAGTTATCACTATCAGTACCAACATTTGCGTCAGAATAAGGGTCTGTAGCGGCATTAGTATATATTAATTGTGTGGCATCAACAAGTTCGAAGGTCACAGCCATATCAGTCTCAAAGACTTCATTAACTCTACTTAAAGTATTGTTTATTGCTGCGAGTGCATCAGCTACGGCATCACCATTTCCGGCATTACCATCATCATGATAAGCGGTGTATTCTGACGTCGTGGAAATGGCAATTCTAAGTTTTTGCAATGTTTGATTGTTAGCACCACCTTCATTAACTTTTGCCGTTTGATTCGTTTTGTTAAATGACTTATTTAATTTATCCAGCGTTTTACATTCAAATATGTCAGCAAAACCATTTTTAGAGCTTTTATTGTATACAACATATTTATTAGAGCCTTTTGTTAAAGGCTGCATAAATACAGTGGATTTATTAATATAAGAAATCATGGTTTGTATCCCTTGAGGAGACATGCTCATTCGCAGACGTGTCCCGGAATTATCTGTGCTAATGCCTACATACGATTTAATGTTTGGGTATTTAGAAGCGAGCTCAGGAGAAAAAACAGGAGCTTCATAAATTCTAAAAGTTTCAATGCGCCCATTAATTCCAGGTACAGTAATAATAGTATTTTCTTTTTTGTTTTTAGAGCTTCTTAAGGTTGTTGAAACGGTACTGTTTTTGAACGACGTCATATCAAGTTCAAATAGATGAACTTTATCTTTAGTTAAATGAAATTCAGATAGCTCTTCAGAATTTTTTAAATTTTCAACCTGTTTCCATGAAGAATTTTGAGCATTAGTTGAAAATGCAAACAAAAGCATTGTTATTGATAAAACATAATATAGTTTTGTTTCCATAAAAAATATTTAGGGCATTTTTATTAAGCGATCTATAAACAAATCTAACTTTTTTAGGTCAAATTAACAATTTAACTTGTTAAATGGATAAAGTAAAAAACATTGAAACTTATAAACCTGTAGAAATTACAGTTGTAACCATTGGTACTTTTAATAGTGTCCGAGTTGGGAAAAACAGGGTTAGCTGAAGGTACAAACACCTACAGCTCAAGAATAGGCATATTCAACTTTAAATATTGGAATGACTCTGTGTTATTCTGGATGCTTTTTTATTCAACTATAATTTTTCTAGTAGATTTTTTAATGCCGTCACTTACATTTAGTATGTACATGCCAGACTGTACATTATTTAAGCTAATAATTTTATTAAAATGTCCTGTGCCTTTGTAGCTGTTTTTGAAAATAGTACGCCCTCTTAAATCATGAACATCTATATTAATTTTATTTGAGATTGATGCATTAAAATTAATTGTAAACTTACCTTTATTGGGGTTGGGAAATATTTTGAAATTTTCAAAACTAAATTCGTGAGTGCTAAGAGTAGCCTCTGTAGTAATACAGAATTCAACATACCAATCGTTAAAAGTACCTTGATCTCCGTTTTCTCCATCAGCAATAGTAAGCGTCCAGTTGCCAGAACTTCCTAAACCTTTAAATATATTTAATGAATTTTCAGGGGTGTAAGTTCCAGTAATATTATTTCCACAAACTATGGTATTTGTATTATCCTCGAATGTAATATCAAAGTTTTCATATCCAGCACCAATAAAACAATTTTTATTCCATACAGCTGTATTTGTGGTGGTGTTTGGATGAGTGAGAGTCACGGTTAAGTCGCTTATAAAAGAATGAGTAACATCTACATTTACTTTCACGCTGTTAACTGTTCCACTCGCAGGAACATTAATAATATTTGAAACTTGTTGATTATCTAAAATTGAAAGATTTAAATTAGAGTTTGAGCTAAATTGTTGATTACAAGTTGTAGTTATTGTATACCCAATGGAGAAATCAGTAGAGTTTATAGCAAAGAATATATTTCCAACCGCCTCAACCATAATTCTAGAATATGGGGCAGAAACGCCTACGGGTAATGTTACGTCTTCTGTACCATCATTATTTGTGTTAGAGGACAATAGCGTAGGGTATGTTAATCCGCCATCTGTAGATAAACGAATGTTTACTAAAGAAGTGCTTATAGGAGCCAATGTTGTATTGGCTATGTCCCAAGTTATGGTTTGAGTACTATTAACCGGATAGCTAATTGATGACGTGTTTTGAGAGGTTACCAAAAATGGACCACCACCAGTATTTGTAGTAACAACCATATTATCTGTTGCAGTTTGCCCGCCTCTTGTGTCATTATCCCTTACAGTTAATTGAAAATTAATAGCTCTACTAACCGAAGCTAATTTTTCCCAAGTTGTTGACCCTCCAGAAGATATTAAGTCTGATAATTTAGGAATATATCTAGAAGTATTAGAAGTGCCTTTAAAAGAACGAACTAAAGGACCTGTGAGACTGCTTTCAGAATAAGTAGCGCCATGTGATGTTGCTAAATCATACTGTTCCCAGGTATAAGTATGGGTACCCGTACCATCAACATCAGTTGAAGCGCCAGTAAGTTTATAAGGTGTAGAAATAGGAATAGTGTAATTATTCCCTGCATCTGCAGTAGGAGTGGAGTTCCCCGTACTAGTAGTTGTAACACATGTACTGCTATTTCCAGAATTTATATTTGCCCAAATCATTTGCAAACTTTTTTGATGAAAATAGTCATCACCATTAGCTTGTACATTACCTGGAGAGCATATACCAGCGTAACCCATAATAGTACTTCCACTACCAGGCTCATAAGAATTTGTTGAACTCCATTGACCCGAAGTACAGCTTCCATTACTACTAGACCAAGTATGTGGTGCTCCAAATTGATGCCCCATTTCATGAGCAACAAATTCAATATCAAAAATGTCTCCTATTGGGTTTGCTAAACCTGTAACTCCTTTAGCTTTATTTGCGTCTACACATGGTGAGTTTAATATAGCCACACCGCCGCCGCCAGTACTAAAAACATGTCCTATATCGTAATTGCCAGCTCCTATAGCAGCATCAATTATAGATTGATTTTCATCAAGCATGTCCTCACCATCATTATTAGTATAACCATCAGGTTCGTTAAGAAAAATAATACTTGTATTATCAATAAGGTTCATTGTAAGAGATAAATCGTTTTTAAAAATACCATTAACTCTATTCATGGTAACTACCATAGCAGCTAAAACAACTGCTTTTTTTTCGCTATCTGTAACTGGTGGTACAGGAGCAAGGTTAATATGATAGTTAGAATACTCAACAGTTGATGCTAATGCTAAATCGTAAGTTCTTAGTAAACCATCATTTGCATTAATCATAGATGCTGCTTTTTCAGATAGATTTTCAGAGGCTGTTAAATCATCTATATAATGGCATATAAAATCCTTTTTTAAACCTTTTAAATCTGTTTTTTTATAAACCTTATAGTTTGAATTTCCATAACTAATAGGGTCTATAAACTCTGTGCTTTTATCTGTAGATAATAGCATAGTATGAAGACCTTGAGGCGTAATACTTAATCTAATTTTACTTGAAGGGTTGCTAACACTCACACCTTCATATGTTCTTATTTCAGGATGTTTTAATTGGAAGCTAGGCTCCATAATGGAAGCTTGTATAATTCTAAAAGCTTCGAAACCGCCTTCAGAATTCGGGAAATTTATAATAACATCAGACGTTGTTTTGCTTTTTGTTTTTGGAGATTTAGTTAAAGCTTTTTTAAGATTATTGATATTTAATTGATAATAGTTGATTTTATCAGACCCTGCTTTTTGAGATGTCTTTTTCCCCTGATAAGCTTTTTCTTTAGACGTTTTAACCCAAATAGATTGTTGGTTTTGGGCGGTTATATTTTGTGTGAAAAAAAATAGA from Flavivirga spongiicola encodes:
- a CDS encoding 50S ribosomal protein L25/general stress protein Ctc; translation: MKSITINGSQRESVGKKATKALRNAGQVPCVLYGGDKPVHFAAAELAFSKLVYTPNAHTVVIALDSGETLNAVLQDIQFHPVTDRILHVDFYQLFEEKEIALNIPVRLVGNSKGVKNGGVLRRNNRKLRIKALPANLPDFIEVDITPLKIGDKVAVGELLNDKYTFLHTDNTVVCQIKTSRVAVEDEEDEEEVAEGAEGAEAPAAEGAEAPAAQE
- the pth gene encoding aminoacyl-tRNA hydrolase gives rise to the protein MCRFLFKLFKKKKEIEEQDVMKKYLIVGLGNIGEKYANTRHNIGFKVLDHFANKEELTFETQKLGDLTTYKLKGRTFIFLKPNTYMNLSGKAILYWLTKEKIPLENLLVITDDLNLPFGSIRLKAKGSDGGHNGLKDTQEKLSTTKYNRFRFGISDVFSKGRQIDYVLGEWNEEESDKLKERLDKSVELIKSFVLAGMNITMNTFNGK
- a CDS encoding zinc-dependent metalloprotease, producing METKLYYVLSITMLLFAFSTNAQNSSWKQVENLKNSEELSEFHLTKDKVHLFELDMTSFKNSTVSTTLRSSKNKKENTIITVPGINGRIETFRIYEAPVFSPELASKYPNIKSYVGISTDNSGTRLRMSMSPQGIQTMISYINKSTVFMQPLTKGSNKYVVYNKSSKNGFADIFECKTLDKLNKSFNKTNQTAKVNEGGANNQTLQKLRIAISTTSEYTAYHDDGNAGNGDAVADALAAINNTLSRVNEVFETDMAVTFELVDATQLIYTNAATDPYSDANVGTDSDNFNNSNGWSLQLQNNLTSVIGNAAYDIGHLFGATGGGGNAGCIGCICENPTGSSSHAKGSAYTSPSSGGPEGDTFDINFVAHEIGHQMGANHTWAFDSEGTGVNSEPGSGTSVMAYAGIEGANNVELNSDDYFHYHSIKQVLDNLSTKSCQTTEVISNNPPSADAGNNYNIPKGTAYVLRGAATDLDGGDNLTYCWEQIDSGITNYLNFGPELTSGPTNRSLPPSNSPDRYIPKLSSVLAGNTIQTNPTLGSDWETVSTVARSLNWALTVRDRSPASFSGGQSSYDTMQITVEDVTPFTVTNPVSWAQGSMQTIEWEVGQTTNGTINCQNVNIKLSTDGGLTFPTTIVSNTPNDGAFSYTVPAIPDTSTARLLIEAADNIFYDVSNFNFSISTSPDFFIINETLDPIACSETTATFHFDYVATNGFSENTVFSVSGNPGSSTVSFSPTSLSASGSVTMTISGLDGVTQGNYPLIITGTSTSVTKNKNVAFPLFNGLCASVANTTYGTSTTRVQFNTINNTSAKPSGYSDYTSITTDLNRDDSYDLTVNVNTDGNFTTNTQVWIDWNQNCSFNDAGEVYNLGDATNVANGAASNAPLSITVPMNAIPGNTIMRVSTKFKDDGLPTSCENGFDGEVEDYTINILPSDFEYDTSITLVQFNTINQTSEKPSDYSDYSSTVSTELNRDNAYDLTVNVNTEGDFTTATKVWIDWNQNSSFNDPGEVYDLGDATNVSNEATNNSPLSINVPIDAILGNTIMRIATRYIGNSGDQEPIPSENGFDGEVEDYTVTIIPTLAIEASGFDNLIVYPNHNNGKFNIKLNGALSREITVEVFDVRGQFIYKNVFEGTGDFNESVDLNNVQSGMYILSVSDAIRKSTKKIIVE
- a CDS encoding zinc-dependent metalloprotease, coding for MKQPFSSFTSFFVFLFFFTQNITAQNQQSIWVKTSKEKAYQGKKTSQKAGSDKINYYQLNINNLKKALTKSPKTKSKTTSDVIINFPNSEGGFEAFRIIQASIMEPSFQLKHPEIRTYEGVSVSNPSSKIRLSITPQGLHTMLLSTDKSTEFIDPISYGNSNYKVYKKTDLKGLKKDFICHYIDDLTASENLSEKAASMINANDGLLRTYDLALASTVEYSNYHINLAPVPPVTDSEKKAVVLAAMVVTMNRVNGIFKNDLSLTMNLIDNTSIIFLNEPDGYTNNDGEDMLDENQSIIDAAIGAGNYDIGHVFSTGGGGVAILNSPCVDANKAKGVTGLANPIGDIFDIEFVAHEMGHQFGAPHTWSSSNGSCTSGQWSSTNSYEPGSGSTIMGYAGICSPGNVQANGDDYFHQKSLQMIWANINSGNSSTCVTTTSTGNSTPTADAGNNYTIPISTPYKLTGASTDVDGTGTHTYTWEQYDLATSHGATYSESSLTGPLVRSFKGTSNTSRYIPKLSDLISSGGSTTWEKLASVSRAINFQLTVRDNDTRGGQTATDNMVVTTNTGGGPFLVTSQNTSSISYPVNSTQTITWDIANTTLAPISTSLVNIRLSTDGGLTYPTLLSSNTNNDGTEDVTLPVGVSAPYSRIMVEAVGNIFFAINSTDFSIGYTITTTCNQQFSSNSNLNLSILDNQQVSNIINVPASGTVNSVKVNVDVTHSFISDLTVTLTHPNTTTNTAVWNKNCFIGAGYENFDITFEDNTNTIVCGNNITGTYTPENSLNIFKGLGSSGNWTLTIADGENGDQGTFNDWYVEFCITTEATLSTHEFSFENFKIFPNPNKGKFTINFNASISNKINIDVHDLRGRTIFKNSYKGTGHFNKIISLNNVQSGMYILNVSDGIKKSTRKIIVE